The Pecten maximus chromosome 11, xPecMax1.1, whole genome shotgun sequence genome has a segment encoding these proteins:
- the LOC117338372 gene encoding uncharacterized protein LOC117338372 — MAPHLQVASIVLGFTLLHLAMVNTLDSMEVKDMCSNSYMSIKEVGPGAVLEVGANKIPAQNPCVMRVDTCAHCKIEVEPYGKDFNLLGCDRNYDITGKACPVGCQYLYIFDQFYKNQTMAFYRDSSTTSWNLHFVSESSVVFIGFCHGNLLLNRSIQLRFTLQAKEEHYKGSSGMSTSGEIISPFFPDLYSLNSESYTYIIESSNQNDYVYLIFTDWDLSPTSGVFVEWGNSEALYRYIDDRPVIMASSHKVKIVFDTGYEYQHGVLRSNMGFRVKYRYINANTEYTPVPSTNCGEYSFSGGGKLMLDTSSTINYKYYDCVWVVRTAPEYTDSLLNIIKFSIGSSNFNSDDYMEIYGGLSSKGKFLTRIRRGDSITKWQYKHPEGFYIHLFGKFGRLDKVQLSFVSLNMEQLCSGTNNLWRCNNGYCISSTYKCDGIDHCGDNSDEQYGCSGSGSPWQKSSQQTLAFSVVIPVVISVFLIIILFVLFMLVRRYRRAQRDVIRRASDGLPSISEDLSHPHGRRRRRRHRGVVGEDLPPAYEEAIRSPPMYPDISLDPPGPGHWMLPKPPPYSESVATPSGPPMPPCFERVDAVSAECPSNSSSDSSESEQWDRPRTHHLTDDSSDASPVPRVRATHSYSTSYSSESSFENAHIPRQARYAVTDAESMDRRSRSPPRQEEDGLTELPIRQLLVPDTEVASQDTDGRHKDNQTEINPRQQGLPTERQSGQHGQDPSTRRWIGGKYQTAPTERPADRVHRNRQTNRHHHNLSAERRGDRHFPDQPRDKQIDRREEVRRNLFKSSESSTHKTHNKSQTKPTRDDCNKHRLSPAKVETSQIKDGNTVKISDRQKQTRTRHEDAINQAKGPHDGEQSCGRPSQLHTSMPNIADPSSLSRPGFQSLNNFSSAGVIQESIGMSDNIQPKHRQYAKSLENIPQVAGSQALRPFLFDGELDPVRPGQSRKSWSPREAVTRPMCEENPGSREALCGDSNTLVRPDELNGSSGCVNAAFCESPTREIPLVLISRQRNANLPRVITDMHVTSSDRSGPRSHVRQQPRIRLRSESTDSEDNECNA; from the exons ATGGCGCCTCACCTCCAAGTAGCCTCCATAG TACTTGGTTTCACTCTCCTCCACCTGGCCATGGTCAATACTCTGGACAGTATGGAAGTCAAAG ATATGTGCAGCAATTCCTACATGAGCATTAAGGAGGTGGGGCCAGGCGCTGTGTTAGAGGTTGGAGCAAATAAAATCCCTGCCCAGAACCCCTGTGTGATGAGAGTGGATACATGTGCACACTGCAAGATTGAGGTAGAGCCCTACGGTAAAGACTTCAATCTACTGGGCTGTGACAGAAACTATGATATCACTGGCAAGGCATGTCCTGTGGG ATGTCAATACCTGTACATTTTTGACCAGTTTTATAAGAACCAGACGATGGCTTTCTACAGGGACAGCTCCACTACCAGCTGGAACTTACACTTCGTGTCCGAGTCGAGTGTTGTGTTTATAGGGTTCTGTCATGGAAACTTACTCCTCAACAGGAGCATACAGCTTCGTTTTACATTACAAG CCAAGGAGGAACATTACAAAGGGTCAAGTGGCATGTCTACCTCAGGGGAAATTATTTCACCATTCTTCCCAGACCTGTACTCGTTGAACTCCGAGTCCTACACCTACATCATTGAGAGTTCAAATCAGAATGACTACGTCTACCTCATCTTTACAGACTGGGACCTCTCTCCTACCAGTGGGGTGTTT GTTGAGTGGGGAAATTCAGAGGCCTTGTACAGATATATTGATGATCGCCCTGTAATCATGGCAAGCTCTCATAAGGTTAAAATTGTGTTTGATACCGGCTATGAGTACCAACATGGAGTGCTCAGGTCTAACATGGGGTTCAGAGTCAAATACAGGTATATCAATG CCAACACAGAATATACACCTGTCCCATCTACTA ATTGTGGGGAGTATAGTTTCagtggtggaggaaagctaaTGTTAGATACATCTTCTACCATCAACTACAAGTACTACGACTGTGTGTGGGTGGTTCGTACTGCACCGGAATATACTGATTCCCTGCTCAACATCATCAAGTTCTCCATCGGCTCCTCTA ACTTTAATTCTGATGATTACATGGAGATTTATGGCGGTTTGTCCTCCAAAGGAAAGTTCCTGACTCGTATCCGTAGAGGGGATTCAATCACAAAGTGGCAATATAAACATCCGGAAGGTTTCTATATTCACCTGTTTGGAAAGTTTGGACGGCTGGACAAGGTGCAACTCTCCTTTGTTTCTCTCAACATGGAACAAT TGTGCAGCGGCACCAATAATCTGTGGCGGTGTAACAATGGTTACTGTATCTCTTCCACTTACAAATGTGATGGCATTGACCATTGTGGAGATAACTCGGATGAACAGTACGGATGTTCAG GTAGTGGGTCCCCTTGGCAGAAGAGCAGCCAGCAGACCCTGGCCTTCAGTGTGGTCATTCCAGTGGTCATCTCAGTCTTCCTCATCATCATTCTGTTTGTACTGTTCATGCTGGTCAGGCGGTACCGACGGGCCCAGAGGGACGTGATCCGTCGGGCCTCAGACGGTCTGCCCTCCATCAGTGAAGATTTGTCTCACCCACACGGAC GTCGGAGAAGGCGGCGACACCGGGGTGTGGTTGGAGAGGACCTACCCCCAGCTTACGAGGAAGCTATACGATCTCCACCCATGTACCCAGACATT AGTTTAGACCCGCCTGGTCCTGGCCACTGGATGCTACCAAAGCCTCCTCCATATTCCGAGTCTGTGGCTACTCCTTCTGGACCTCCCATGCCTCCTTGCTTTGAACGAGTTGACGCTGTGTCTGCAGAATGTCCCTCCAACTCCTCATCGGACTCCAGTGAGTCAGAACAGTGGGATAGACCCCGTACCCATCACCTGACTGACGACAGCTCGGACGCTTCCCCTGTACCAAGAGTACGGGCCACTCATTCATACAGCACTTCCTACAGTTCCGAGTCTTCATTTGAGAATGCACATATCCCAAGGCAAGCAAGGTATGCTGTCACAGATGCTGAGTCCATGGACAGGAGGAGCAGGTCTCCTCCCAGACAGGAAGAGGATGGACTGACAGAGCTTCCTATCAGACAGCTGCTAGTACCTGACACAGAAGTGGCATCTCAGGACACAGACGGACGTCACAAGGACAATCAGACAGAAATAAACCCACGTCAACAGGGTCTACCTACAGAGAGGCAATCAGGACAGCATGGGCAAGACCCATCAACAAGACGATGGATAGGCGGCAAATATCAGACCGCACCAACAGAAAGACCAGCAGATAGAGTTCATCgtaacagacaaacaaacagacaTCATCATAACTTGTCTGCAGAAAGACGAGGAGACCGTCATTTTCCAGACCAGCCAAGGGATAAGCAGATAGATAGACGTGAAGAAGTTCGACgaaatttatttaaatcatCAGAATCTTCAACTCATAAAACACATAATAAATCACAAACAAAACCAACACGTGATGATTGTAATAAGCATAGACTTTCGCCTGCTAAGGTAGAAACAAGCCAGATCAAGGATGGTAACACAGTCAAGATATCTGACCGTCAGAAGCAAACAAGGACACGGCATGAGGATGCAATCAATCAGGCGAAGGGTCCACATGATGGTGAGCAGTCTTGTGGTAGGCCCAGTCAGCTCCATACTAGCATGCCCAATATAGCAGATCCTTCATCCCTCTCCAGGCCAGGTTTCCAGTCACTCAACAACTTCAGCAGTGCTGGCGTGATCCAGGAGTCCATTGGCATGTCTGACAATATCCAGCCCAAGCATAGACAGTATGCAAAGTCGCTAGAGAACATCCCGCAGGTAGCTGGCTCCCAGGCCTTACGCCCCTTCCTCTTTGATGGCGAGCTGGACCCTGTTAGGCCAGGACAGAGTCGGAAGTCATGGTCTCCCAGGGAAGCAGTGACAAGACCGATGTGTGAGGAAAACCCTGGTTCTAGGGAGGCTCTCTGTGGGGACAGTAACACACTAGTCAGGCCAGACGAGTTGAATGGTTCCTCGGGATGTGTAAATGCTGCGTTTTGTGAGTCACCTACAAGAGAAATTCCTCTAGTATTAATATCTCGACAGAGAAACGCTAACTTGCCAAGAGTTATAACAGACATGCATGTCACTTCCTCTGATCGCTCAGGGCCAAGGTCACATGTCCGACAACAGCCGCGTATAAGGCTCCGATCAGAGTCGACGGACAGTGAAGATAATGAGTGTAATGCCTGA